The Amphiura filiformis chromosome 12, Afil_fr2py, whole genome shotgun sequence genome includes a region encoding these proteins:
- the LOC140166052 gene encoding uncharacterized protein isoform X2, with translation MDCKVRRSAKQNIQLKFKVTVILLVVVCVFGIFESERLLDSITSSYDIYESDSNCQLPRLDKEKYIPSTGVSCQRPPPIKGSCDIARHLFFSEPTPTCSHQTTYDICRIKQIDNGGDVHVSCSITLCKKPISIGIINETIGSVYWNQTHSISHLEDYIKNLLTKNESNGNYGFCFLKCSLANNTIASQLLLLPQNITKKPCKNNGNCRDDSVNINVVWLDSTSHSHFYRSMPKTVQTLRDIKESGSFNIFNYNSMQSLLGGTYVNIVAFTAGQIYSRTDIEKEEPGIGNLFKLFQDGGYHVSMIDDLCWSWSVKNCACGTPTFMGVKTQSWISDIVFGKQTTLPELWGNFNTERKSRGVDDIGASLANCEIMKANGITNPFFTAKVPICYNGLHQNDYLMSSVELLQSQLKAANTPHFTYLDLNQGHEASGRRIQTLDASLAKFMSFLSRQDNTLTLMFGDHGNSYGPFIQHSKEAKIEMANPVLFVLASNDVATKLGRDWMHALDINQHRLVNILDLRQTVLSLAPNVDVESFPIDAKYDNHPNGLFHPISRKRSCDSMGIPPKLANVYVNRDGCFKRCQMRRVF, from the exons TCAGACAGTAATTGTCAATTACCTCGGCTGGATAAAGAGAAATATATTCCGTCAACGGGTGTCTCGTGTCAACGGCCTCCACCAATCAAAGGCTCTTGCGATATAGCTCGTCATCTATTCTTCTCTGAACCAACACCAACATGCTCACACCAAACCACTTACGATATATGTCGAATCAAG CAGATTGACAACGGTGGTGACGTCCATGTCAGCTGCTCCATTACTTTATGTAAGAAGCCGATTTCTATAGGAATTATCAACGAAACTATAGGATCCGTCTACTGGAATCAAACACACAGTATTTCACACTTAGAAGATTATATCAAAAATCTTCTCACGAAAAATGAAAGCAACGGCAACTACGGTTTTTGTTTCCTGAAGTGCAGTCTGGCGAACAACACCATCGCAAGTCAGTTACTATTATTGCCACAAAATATCACCAAGAAACCCTGTAAGAATAATGGGAACTGCCGTGATGATTCCGTGAATATCAATGTCGTATGGTTAGATTCTACATCCCATAGCCATTTCTATAGATCTATGCCAAAGACTGTACAGACACTACGTGACATTAAAGAAAGTGGCAGTTTCAATATCTTCAACTATAATTCAATGCAATCTCTACTAGGTGGAACCTATGTTAATATCGTAGCTTTCACAGCAGGACAAATATATTCTCGTACAGACATAGAGAAGGAAGAACCCGGAATAGGGAATCTTTTCAAATTGTTTCAAGATGGTGGATATCACGTTTCCATGATTGACGATCTTTGTTGGAGTTGGAGTGTTAAAAATTGTGCTTGTGGCACACCTACATTTATGGGAGTTAAAACCCAGTCCTGGATATCGGACATAGTTTTTGGGAAACAAACTACTCTACCTGAACTATGGGGAAACTTCAACACAGAACGAAAATCAAGAGGAGTCGATGATATTGGTGCTTCTCTAGCAAATTGTGAAATCATGAAAGCAAATGGTATCACCAATCCATTCTTTACAGCAAAAGTACCAATATGTTACaatggtttgcatcaaaatgactATCTAATGTCATCCGTAGAGCTGTTACAGTCCCAACTGAAGGCAGCAAATACACCACACTTCACTTACTTGGATCTCAATCAAGGCCATGAAGCCAGTGGACGTCGAATTCAGACTCTTGATGCAAGTCTCGCTAAATTCATGTCATTCCTTAGCCGCCAAGATAATACATTGACTCTTATGTTCGGAGATCATGGTAATTCATACGGACCATTTATCCAGCATTCGAAAGAAGCCAAAATTGAGATGGCAAATCCTGTGTTATTTGTACTAGCTTCGAATGATGTGGCAACCAAACTAGGTAGAGATTGGATGCATGCTCTAGATATCAACCAACATAGACTGGTCAATATACTAGATTTACGACAAACAGTTCTATCATTAGCACCAAATGTAGATGTAGAATCTTTCCCGATCGATGCAAAATACGACAACCATCCAAACGGACTATTCCATCCAATCAGCAGGAAAAGATCTTGCGACTCAATGGGAATACCCCCGAAACTGGCCAATGTATATGTCAACAGGGACGGGTGCTTCAAAAGGTGTCAAATGAGACGGGTGTTCTAG